A stretch of Macadamia integrifolia cultivar HAES 741 chromosome 7, SCU_Mint_v3, whole genome shotgun sequence DNA encodes these proteins:
- the LOC122084129 gene encoding leucine-rich repeat extensin-like protein 5: MGHGRSMVSIRREWFSWLLWIELLFVIMFSQVAMGDEIGIPATGLLCISECSTCPTICSPPPASASLPPPPPPPSSPPPQHSPPQSNYFPQSPPPKPPPHSLSSYSAPPPSYSTVSSRPPPSPLSYFTNTPTAQSPPTINGPLNDSYPYYYFYASEAASFSLPAIFSYFVTSLLCSSLVFPFW, translated from the coding sequence ATGGGTCATGGGAGGAGTATGGTGTCAATAAGAAGAGAATGGTTTTCATGGCTTCTGTGGATTGAATTATTATTCGTGATCATGTTTTCGCAGGTAGCAATGGGAGATGAAATCGGGATACCTGCAACAGGTTTGCTATGTATTAGTGAATGCTCAACATGTCCTACCATCTGCTCACCTCCTCCAGCATCTGCTTctttgccaccaccaccaccaccaccttcatCCCCACCTCCACAACACTCGCCACCCCAATCAAACTATTTCCCTCAATCACCACCACCAAAGCCACCGCCACATTCACTATCTTCTTATTCGGCACCACCTCCTTCTTACTCTACTGTGTCATCCAGACCACCCCCTTCTCCATTAAGTTATTTCACCAACACGCCAACAGCTCAGTCACCACCTACTATTAATGGACCACTAAACGACTCTTATCCCTACTATTACTTCTATGCCTCTGAGGCAGCTTCGTTTTCCCTTCCAGCTATCTTTTCCTACTTTGTTACATCACTACTTTGCTCGAGCTTAGTGTTTCCATTTTGGTAA